GCCACTCGTGGCGGTCACCTTTCTCTTCAAACAGGAGCGAGCGAAAATCCCTTCTTATCGCCGCCGGGAGCATGGCGTAGAGTTTCTGCCTGGCGACTCCCCCTACTTCCAGATGGGCGCGGCGAATCTTGTGGCTGAAATGCTTTATCGGTGCGACCACATCTCCAGTGAGCACCTCCTCGGCATCGTGAAACAGCGCCAGCGCCGCTGCCCGCTCCGGATTCACCGTGCCCGCGAATATTCGATTGCGGATCACGGCGAGCGCATGCGCGATCATCGCGACTTGGAGACTGTGTTCCTGCAGATTCTCGTCATAGGTGTTGCGCATCAGGCCCCAGCGCCTGACGAATCTCATCCGCGACAGGTATGCAAAGAAGTGACTCACGAGTGCGTCCTCTGAATTGGGGGCATTCAGCAGCGGCCGTCGCGCGTCCGCGCAGCAACCCTCTGGCGGCGGTGCTCAGGGCTTGGCCCATGGCGCGGGAAATTGGCCCCGCTCGATGAACCGCAGGTAGTCCCCAAGAATTTCCCCGTGGTCGAAGGCGAGCGGCGCGGGCAGATGCAACGGATCGAACAGTCCCACGCCTTTCGCGTCGTCTGCGGCCCGCGGAGTTCCGCTCGAGCGGGCGACATAGACCGCGGTGATCGTCTGGCCGCGCGGATCACGTCCAGGTCGCGAGTAGATCCCGAGCAAGGCACGCAAGCTGACCTCGAGCGAGGTTTCCTCCAACGCCTCGCGGACCGCCGCCTGCTCAACGGTCTCCCCGAAATCGACGAAGCCGCCGGGAATCGCCCAGCCGAAAGGAAAATTCTTGCGCTCGATCAGAACGATTTTGTCGCCAATCTCGATGATCGCGTCGGCCGCAACCGGCGGGCTTTCGGGCCTGGGCACACCGTGACTGTATCACGACCATCCCGCCTACGCAGGCTGCGCCCGCGCAAGCTTCGCCTCCCCGAAGCTAACGCGCGCTGTGGGATTTCTGCTCCACCCCGCTGGTTGACAAGCGTCAGTGCGGACCACAAAGTTCGATCAACTCATGCAGGTAGCCCGCCTCTACGATTTCGGCGACATTCGCGTCGAGGAAGACCCGCTCCCGCAGGTCGGCCCCGATGATATCCTGGTGCGGGCCCGCGCCTGCGGCATCTGCTCGGGCGACATAATGCCCTGGTACATTCGGCGCAAGGCGCCGCTGGTACTGGGTCACGAGCCGGTGGGCGTGGTGGCTGACGCCGGCAAGTCGGTACGTGGGTTCCGGCCCGGCGAGCGGGTCTATGTGCACCATCATGCGCCCTGCTTCCAGTGCCCCGCGTGCTCGCGCGGCGAGTACGTGCAGTGCGCGACTTGGCGCGCTACCAACCTCAAGCCCGGCGGGATGGCGGAATACTTCTTGGTCAGTGCCGTCAACCAGCGCGACACCCTGAAGCTGCCCGACTCGGTCGACGACGCCAACGGTGTCCTGGTCGAACCGGCTGCATGCGTAGTCAAGTCCTTGCGCCGTTCCGGCCTGAAGAAAGGCGAATCCATTCTGATCATCGGGCTGGGAATCATGGGAATGATGCACGTGAAGCTGGCGCGCCACCTGGGCGCGGGTGTGATTATCGGAGCGGATCTTTTCGAGCGGCGCGCACGGCGCGCCCAGGAACTCGGTGCGGATCATGGCCTGGTGGTTTCGGGCGACAATCTCCTCGAGCAGGTTCGCGAGGTCACCGAGGGCGCGATGGCCGACGTCGTCATCGTGGGTCCCGGCACAGGCAAGGCGATCGCCGCTGGAATTGCGGCGGCGGGCAAAGGCGCTACAGTGGTTCAGTTCACTGCAACTCCACCCGACGAAGAGATGATCGTGCGACCGCACGATCTCTATTTCAACGAAACGCGTTTAGTCCCTAGCTACTCTTGCGGACCAGATGAGACGCGCGAGTCGCTTCGGCTGGTCGAACAGGGTGTGATTAGCGCGTCCGAGCTGGTAACGCATCGCTTTCCGCTCAGTCAAATCATGCAGGCGTTTGCGACCGCGCAAAAGCCCGAAGCGCTAAAGGTGGTGGTCACCTTCGGCAGCGACGGCGCATAGGCGACAACGCCGCGATGCAAAGCCATGGCGCGCAAGCGTGTCAGCCACAGCCGCACCCGAAACCCACCAGCCGTCCGGCAGTTTAAACCGAGCTTCCGCTGGAACGGTGTCGAACTGGAGCCCTACAAGCTCGCCGCACATCGGGGCGGCGAGTTTCGGGGAGCATCGCGCCAGGTCCTGATTGGAAACCTGGGAGAGCAGGTGAAGTTCCATGTGCGCTACTTTGAACTCGAAGCGGGAGGCTTCACCAGCCTGGAACGCCATCATCATGCGCATGTCGTTATCGGCCTACGCGGGCGCGGGCGCGTGCAGGTCGCTCACCGGAAATTTGAGCTCGGACCGATGGATACGATTTACATCGCTCCCGACCAGGCCCACCAGCTTCGCGCCTCCGGCGCAGAGCCCTTCGGGTTCTTCTGTATCGTAGATGCCAAACGCGATCGCCCCCGTCCGGTCAAAGCGTAGCGCTGAGTCGTCAAGTTTCGTTTGCTGATGGGGTGAAACGCTCCAAGCAGAAGGCGGGTGGCGCGACGCACGCGCTGGACAAGTAGTTTTGCAGGGTCGGAGTTCTTCTCGAAGTTGACGCGAAACCAAAAAAAGGGCGGCCGCTTTTGGCAGTCGCCCTTTCTTTAAATCAGGTGAGACTAAGTTACGGCGTAGACGCGGGCGGTGCCGCTGCACCACTATCGCCACCCGATGGCGCGGCCTCGGCTGCCGCCTTATGGTGACGGTGATACGAATGAGGACGCGGCGAAGAGGCCATGGTCCT
The sequence above is drawn from the Candidatus Binataceae bacterium genome and encodes:
- the yfbR gene encoding 5'-deoxynucleotidase, coding for MSHFFAYLSRMRFVRRWGLMRNTYDENLQEHSLQVAMIAHALAVIRNRIFAGTVNPERAAALALFHDAEEVLTGDVVAPIKHFSHKIRRAHLEVGGVARQKLYAMLPAAIRRDFRSLLFEEKGDRHEWQIVHAADKLCAYLKCVEEIRVGNEDFAKAAVVLKQQVESIRLPEVEYFLKTFAPSFAMTLDELNQSDTRPRRSQLRSQ
- a CDS encoding NUDIX hydrolase; its protein translation is MPRPESPPVAADAIIEIGDKIVLIERKNFPFGWAIPGGFVDFGETVEQAAVREALEETSLEVSLRALLGIYSRPGRDPRGQTITAVYVARSSGTPRAADDAKGVGLFDPLHLPAPLAFDHGEILGDYLRFIERGQFPAPWAKP
- a CDS encoding alcohol dehydrogenase catalytic domain-containing protein; translated protein: MQVARLYDFGDIRVEEDPLPQVGPDDILVRARACGICSGDIMPWYIRRKAPLVLGHEPVGVVADAGKSVRGFRPGERVYVHHHAPCFQCPACSRGEYVQCATWRATNLKPGGMAEYFLVSAVNQRDTLKLPDSVDDANGVLVEPAACVVKSLRRSGLKKGESILIIGLGIMGMMHVKLARHLGAGVIIGADLFERRARRAQELGADHGLVVSGDNLLEQVREVTEGAMADVVIVGPGTGKAIAAGIAAAGKGATVVQFTATPPDEEMIVRPHDLYFNETRLVPSYSCGPDETRESLRLVEQGVISASELVTHRFPLSQIMQAFATAQKPEALKVVVTFGSDGA
- a CDS encoding cupin domain-containing protein; this translates as MARKRVSHSRTRNPPAVRQFKPSFRWNGVELEPYKLAAHRGGEFRGASRQVLIGNLGEQVKFHVRYFELEAGGFTSLERHHHAHVVIGLRGRGRVQVAHRKFELGPMDTIYIAPDQAHQLRASGAEPFGFFCIVDAKRDRPRPVKA